A section of the Rhodothermus profundi genome encodes:
- a CDS encoding TonB-dependent receptor: MRTVFWGLLLSSLVYGYAWAQDRPFQGRRLPTHIAGQVLDATHQQPIEAATVAVWRTADSTLVTGTVTDAQGRFTIEGLRPGRYYVTVSFIGYQRQVLSSIVLRPPNALRIDLGIIHLKPDTAYLQEVQVTAERAAVEIGIDRIVYNTRDQLVSIGGAAVDVLRSIPSVEVDIEGNISLRGNQNVAILINGRPSALQGEALTRFLEGLPADAIERIEIIPNPSARYEPDGMAGLINIVLRQNRDLGLGGSLTLGIGTLNTYNASGLLTYQRGRLNLTTNYGFRTGERPIEGSRFRENRYTDPLSYLEQLDRGTRGRYAHNLNTTLEYRLSRYQSLGLQTLLSFRGGNSSTRALYQNLDAARTLTSQYERQMSGNRNDLNTDVRLFFRRIVTPSRHEFTAELRYERERDDNEERYLQQLLSREGDPLTLMRREQNDQDEHGSTLSLQLDYMRPLNARLRLEAGYKGDLNVNDYAQTYRVQDNSPQLLTNTFRYTLQRHAAYGILNYDQDWWGVQLGLRIEQAYTAFEQKTLGETYRQRYFNLFPSIFLSFRPTETHQVRLSYSKRIRRPRTWQLNPLSDLRDPLFRRQGNPYLDPEYTHAFEFSYSWLSSSFTLTLTPYYRYTVDVIRWYETLDPASGTSIITFKNLASRNDWGLETIGTFRMGQWLNAHASLNFFRVTTDGSNVDTDFGSDAIGWSTRLNATLQLRPGLSLQFFYFYRAPMDIENGRISSHSMATLAVRQQLLDRRASLSLRISDLFNTMRIQTEREDEQFYQRFYRSWNAQQVFLTFTYTFGRQPQRRDRRWSGNRESDRPQDLEGVFMQQ; encoded by the coding sequence ATGCGCACCGTCTTCTGGGGCTTATTGCTGAGCAGTCTGGTATACGGATACGCCTGGGCGCAGGACCGACCATTTCAGGGCAGACGGCTACCTACCCACATCGCAGGTCAGGTACTGGATGCTACCCACCAACAACCCATCGAAGCAGCCACCGTTGCCGTCTGGCGCACTGCCGACTCCACGTTGGTCACGGGTACGGTAACGGACGCGCAAGGGCGCTTTACCATTGAAGGGCTTCGGCCAGGCCGCTACTATGTAACAGTTAGCTTCATTGGCTATCAGCGCCAGGTGCTCTCATCTATTGTCCTGCGCCCCCCCAACGCACTACGCATCGACCTGGGCATCATTCACCTGAAGCCCGACACGGCTTACCTTCAGGAAGTGCAGGTTACGGCCGAACGTGCGGCTGTAGAGATCGGCATCGATCGCATTGTTTACAATACGCGCGATCAACTGGTCAGCATTGGCGGCGCGGCCGTCGACGTGCTGCGTAGCATCCCGTCGGTCGAAGTAGATATTGAGGGGAACATCAGTCTGCGGGGCAATCAAAACGTAGCCATCCTGATTAATGGCCGCCCCTCCGCACTGCAGGGCGAAGCGCTTACTCGCTTTCTGGAAGGGCTACCGGCTGATGCCATCGAACGCATTGAGATTATTCCGAACCCCTCCGCCCGCTACGAACCCGACGGCATGGCTGGCCTGATTAACATCGTGCTACGCCAGAATCGGGATCTCGGGCTAGGCGGCAGCCTGACGCTGGGAATCGGCACCCTGAATACCTACAATGCTTCAGGGCTTCTGACCTACCAGCGAGGCCGGCTCAATCTGACGACCAACTATGGCTTTCGGACCGGCGAGCGTCCCATCGAAGGATCCCGATTTCGGGAAAACCGCTATACGGATCCCCTCTCTTACCTGGAACAGCTGGACCGTGGCACGCGCGGGCGTTATGCCCATAATCTGAACACCACGCTGGAATATCGCCTGAGCCGCTACCAATCCCTGGGCCTGCAAACCCTGCTCAGCTTCCGCGGAGGCAATTCCAGTACCCGGGCCCTGTATCAGAATCTGGACGCTGCCCGGACGCTAACCTCGCAGTATGAACGCCAGATGAGCGGTAATCGAAACGACCTGAACACCGACGTCCGTCTTTTCTTCCGACGGATCGTTACGCCTTCCCGCCATGAATTCACGGCCGAGCTGCGCTACGAGCGCGAACGCGACGATAACGAGGAGCGCTACCTCCAACAGTTGCTCTCACGCGAAGGTGATCCCCTGACGCTGATGCGCCGCGAACAGAACGACCAGGATGAACATGGCTCGACCCTCTCGCTTCAGCTTGACTATATGCGTCCCCTGAACGCCCGACTTCGTCTGGAGGCCGGCTATAAAGGCGATTTAAACGTTAATGACTACGCCCAGACTTACCGCGTTCAGGACAACAGCCCACAACTGCTCACCAACACCTTCCGCTACACGCTTCAGCGCCATGCCGCCTATGGCATTCTGAACTATGACCAGGACTGGTGGGGCGTGCAGCTCGGACTCCGCATTGAACAGGCCTATACGGCCTTCGAGCAGAAAACCCTGGGAGAAACGTACCGTCAACGCTACTTCAACCTGTTTCCCAGTATCTTCTTAAGCTTTCGTCCTACAGAGACGCACCAGGTTCGCCTGAGCTACAGTAAACGCATTCGGCGCCCGCGCACCTGGCAGCTCAATCCCTTAAGTGACCTGCGGGATCCACTCTTTCGCCGTCAGGGTAACCCCTACCTCGATCCAGAATACACTCATGCCTTTGAATTCAGCTATTCCTGGCTCTCTTCCTCCTTTACCCTTACCCTGACCCCTTACTACCGCTACACGGTTGACGTTATCCGCTGGTACGAAACGCTGGACCCAGCAAGCGGCACCTCTATCATTACGTTCAAGAATCTGGCGTCCCGCAACGACTGGGGCCTGGAAACCATCGGCACCTTTCGAATGGGGCAGTGGCTGAACGCCCACGCCAGCCTGAACTTCTTCCGGGTCACAACGGATGGGAGTAACGTTGACACCGACTTTGGCAGCGATGCGATCGGCTGGAGCACCCGTCTCAATGCAACCCTACAGCTACGGCCGGGCCTGTCGCTTCAGTTTTTCTACTTTTACCGCGCTCCTATGGACATTGAAAATGGCCGCATCTCCAGCCACTCAATGGCCACCCTGGCGGTGCGGCAGCAATTGCTGGATCGACGGGCCAGCCTGAGCCTGCGCATCAGCGACCTGTTCAACACCATGCGCATTCAGACAGAACGAGAAGATGAGCAGTTCTACCAGCGCTTTTATCGAAGCTGGAATGCGCAACAGGTATTTCTGACCTTCACGTATACCTTTGGGCGCCAACCACAACGCCGCGATCGACGGTGGAGCGGAAACAGAGAGAGTGACCGGCCTCAGGATCTCGAAGGCGTCTTTATGCAGCAGTAG
- a CDS encoding capsule assembly Wzi family protein, translating to MERTERRWRAVHLLLVLGLNSTSIVWGQESLLRHLMVETGLVAATADSLPLWLHANRLGMIDPGGTNGYVRVHAIASKHLGGTWQWEASVQLVGRRSPHQTVFFPELYTEVASTWIRFWIGRRVYEIGETAGKLSMGSLGTGLNATPLPKVVLETPGFLTVPWTRGLLGVRAYLAHGWFDDPRHTRGAYLHQKFLYGRLQLGKWRFYGGLVHDVQWGGTSPVYGPQPDGIDDWWRVFWGMGGAPDTPLPEQVYYQGNHLGIWDVGVKGQVGAINLHIYRHFLFNDKDGLKLKNPGDGLLGIALTFEKGTISQVVYEYLYSKRQSGPIPPGPTVGRGGPGGQDNYYNHYIYRSGWTYYGRTISNPLFFPYPNGQIVNADRIANNRIVAHHVGLSGALPGIGHYVFKVTYSRNYGTYRARDAARQEGVPYFYENGPRQWSWYIALSRMLSEQLTLRMAVARDQGRVYPRSTGVEVTLRWQGR from the coding sequence ATGGAGCGTACTGAACGTCGCTGGCGAGCTGTGCACCTGCTCCTGGTGCTGGGACTAAACAGCACTAGCATAGTATGGGGGCAGGAGTCTTTATTACGGCATCTGATGGTAGAAACGGGACTGGTCGCCGCCACAGCCGACTCGCTGCCGCTCTGGCTGCATGCAAACCGCCTGGGCATGATCGACCCAGGCGGCACTAATGGGTACGTGCGGGTGCATGCCATAGCCAGCAAACATCTGGGGGGGACCTGGCAGTGGGAAGCAAGTGTTCAACTGGTAGGACGACGCTCGCCCCATCAGACGGTGTTTTTTCCAGAGCTGTACACGGAAGTAGCCAGTACGTGGATACGGTTCTGGATCGGTCGGCGAGTCTATGAGATCGGCGAAACGGCCGGTAAGCTGTCGATGGGATCTCTGGGGACCGGCCTCAACGCAACGCCACTGCCTAAAGTAGTGCTCGAAACGCCCGGATTTCTGACCGTTCCATGGACACGTGGACTCCTGGGCGTTCGCGCATATCTGGCCCATGGATGGTTCGATGATCCACGCCATACACGCGGAGCTTACCTGCACCAGAAGTTTCTTTATGGCCGGTTGCAGTTGGGAAAGTGGAGGTTTTATGGTGGGTTAGTGCATGATGTGCAGTGGGGCGGCACATCTCCTGTCTATGGGCCGCAACCTGATGGCATTGACGATTGGTGGCGTGTGTTCTGGGGCATGGGCGGTGCGCCGGATACGCCATTACCTGAACAGGTATACTACCAGGGTAACCACCTGGGTATCTGGGACGTGGGAGTGAAAGGACAGGTAGGGGCCATCAATCTACACATCTATCGGCATTTTCTTTTTAACGATAAGGATGGACTGAAACTGAAAAACCCTGGAGATGGTCTGTTAGGGATAGCGCTAACGTTTGAGAAGGGGACTATCTCACAGGTGGTGTATGAATACCTTTACTCAAAACGTCAAAGTGGACCAATTCCGCCTGGACCAACGGTGGGGCGAGGAGGGCCCGGAGGACAAGATAATTACTACAACCATTACATTTATCGTTCTGGATGGACCTACTACGGCCGCACGATCAGTAACCCGCTGTTCTTCCCTTATCCCAATGGGCAGATTGTAAATGCCGATCGCATTGCGAATAACCGCATTGTTGCACATCACGTGGGACTGTCAGGTGCGCTGCCAGGCATAGGGCACTATGTGTTTAAGGTGACCTATTCCCGCAATTATGGAACCTACAGAGCCCGTGATGCAGCACGTCAGGAAGGGGTCCCGTACTTCTATGAAAATGGGCCGCGGCAATGGAGCTGGTACATTGCCCTGTCACGGATGCTTTCAGAACAACTGACCTTGCGCATGGCAGTAGCCCGAGATCAGGGACGGGTATACCCCCGAAGCACTGGAGTGGAGGTGACGCTGCGCTGGCAGGGACGCTGA
- the wbaP gene encoding undecaprenyl-phosphate galactose phosphotransferase WbaP, with protein MDEGAAGVEVLVTSPAPGDVTATDSAHQFIHLGRRKALLYHRRRIGDALILAVGEGLALLAALGLAYHLDLWLTGAASWPVWAWGFPVLWWGIAAFSRLLPGWGLGAAEELRRMTLGLVTLFVGTAALLFLAKQAETGRMLLAMGGPLALVMLPATRAFIKYILVRLNKWGVPVVIYGCNGTVKELCAALRNERAIGYNPVGIFHGSPELWGEKIWGIPVLGGLNQNTDEVPVALLIGEGLNKKLLEKLLDGPLSLYRRVIFIPSLPDSLPILGVRSCGLAGRPAFEINRELTDPVAQVIKRLFDLVFVVGTLPLWAPLIAIIALLIWLSDRKAPFFMHQRIGYKGRPIRVIKFRTMVPNAQEVLETYLEQHPEARKEWEENFKLKNDPRVTRIGKWLRKFSLDELPQLWNVLRGELSLVGPRPIVEEEARKYGDKFDLYLRVKPGVTGIWQVSGRNDTSYEYRVMLDSFYVRNWSIWLDLVILIRTIRVVLQGHGAY; from the coding sequence ATGGATGAAGGCGCCGCCGGAGTTGAAGTGTTAGTAACGTCGCCTGCCCCAGGCGACGTTACTGCTACAGACTCTGCTCATCAGTTCATACATCTGGGGCGTCGTAAGGCGCTGCTATATCATCGTCGCCGCATAGGGGATGCGCTAATTCTGGCTGTAGGAGAAGGATTAGCTCTCCTGGCGGCCCTTGGGCTTGCATATCATCTCGATCTCTGGTTAACCGGTGCAGCTTCCTGGCCTGTGTGGGCGTGGGGGTTCCCTGTACTCTGGTGGGGAATTGCTGCCTTCAGCCGCCTGCTGCCAGGTTGGGGGCTGGGTGCCGCTGAAGAATTACGTCGGATGACGCTCGGCTTGGTTACGCTCTTTGTCGGGACCGCAGCGCTGCTCTTTCTAGCAAAACAAGCAGAAACAGGTCGTATGTTGTTGGCAATGGGAGGCCCTTTGGCACTGGTTATGCTCCCTGCCACCCGGGCATTTATTAAGTACATATTAGTGCGCCTGAATAAATGGGGCGTACCTGTGGTTATCTATGGATGTAACGGAACGGTCAAGGAATTATGCGCAGCGCTTCGCAATGAGCGGGCTATTGGATACAATCCTGTGGGAATATTTCACGGAAGTCCGGAACTCTGGGGTGAAAAAATCTGGGGGATCCCAGTCCTGGGGGGGTTAAATCAGAATACTGATGAAGTACCCGTTGCGCTGCTTATTGGAGAGGGATTGAACAAAAAGCTACTGGAAAAACTGCTTGACGGACCGCTTAGCCTTTATCGGAGGGTTATTTTTATTCCATCCTTGCCCGACAGTCTACCAATCCTCGGGGTACGATCGTGCGGACTTGCCGGACGGCCAGCCTTTGAGATCAATCGGGAATTGACCGATCCAGTTGCGCAGGTGATCAAAAGATTATTTGATTTAGTATTTGTGGTGGGAACTCTTCCACTGTGGGCTCCCCTGATTGCAATAATTGCCCTGCTTATATGGCTGAGTGATCGAAAAGCACCTTTCTTTATGCATCAGCGCATAGGATATAAGGGGAGACCTATTCGGGTTATCAAGTTTCGCACAATGGTACCCAATGCCCAAGAGGTGTTGGAAACTTATCTGGAACAACATCCAGAGGCGCGTAAGGAGTGGGAGGAGAATTTTAAGCTTAAAAACGATCCGAGAGTTACAAGGATTGGAAAATGGTTACGCAAGTTTTCTCTGGATGAGTTACCTCAGTTGTGGAACGTGCTGCGTGGTGAATTGAGTCTGGTGGGGCCGCGGCCTATTGTTGAGGAGGAGGCAAGAAAGTATGGAGACAAGTTTGATCTTTATCTGAGAGTAAAACCCGGGGTTACAGGAATATGGCAGGTATCCGGTAGGAATGATACCTCCTATGAATATCGTGTTATGCTGGATTCTTTCTATGTGCGCAACTGGTCGATATGGCTGGACCTGGTGATTCTGATTCGTACTATTCGGGTTGTTCTGCAAGGACATGGAGCGTACTGA
- a CDS encoding NAD-dependent epimerase/dehydratase family protein → MAQKTAIVCGAGGFIGGHLVNRLKDEGYWVRGVDLKENEWGNMNADDFVLGDLRDPQVCARLFDRPIDEVYQLAADMGGAGYIFTGEHDADVMHNSALINLNMAKLCVEHKVKKVFYSSSACIYPAYNQQDPNNPKCSEDSAYPAMPDSEYGWEKLFSERLYLAFMRNYGLNVRIARLHNIFGPQGTWRGGREKAPAAICRKVAMAKDGDEIEIWGDGNQTRSFLYIDECIEGIRRLMESDFPGPVNIGSEEMVTINQLVDMVCEIAGKRLKKRHDLTKPQGVRGRNSDNRLIQEKLGWAPSMPLKEGLKRTYAWIEEQVRLWLAEEAQKKALEQAAV, encoded by the coding sequence ATGGCGCAGAAAACCGCAATCGTGTGTGGTGCCGGTGGATTCATCGGCGGACATCTGGTAAATCGTCTGAAAGATGAAGGTTACTGGGTCCGAGGTGTGGATCTAAAGGAGAACGAGTGGGGCAACATGAACGCTGATGATTTCGTGCTGGGAGATTTGCGCGATCCACAGGTATGTGCCCGTCTGTTCGATCGTCCCATTGATGAAGTTTATCAGCTTGCAGCTGATATGGGCGGCGCAGGCTACATTTTTACAGGCGAACATGATGCGGATGTGATGCACAACTCAGCATTGATCAATCTGAACATGGCTAAGCTGTGTGTGGAGCACAAGGTGAAGAAGGTCTTCTATTCATCATCCGCATGTATCTATCCCGCCTACAATCAACAGGACCCCAATAATCCCAAGTGCTCCGAGGATTCTGCCTATCCAGCTATGCCTGACAGCGAGTATGGGTGGGAAAAATTGTTTAGCGAACGGCTTTACCTGGCCTTTATGCGTAATTATGGCCTGAATGTGCGCATCGCCCGCCTACATAACATCTTTGGACCCCAGGGAACCTGGCGAGGAGGACGAGAAAAGGCTCCAGCCGCAATTTGCCGGAAAGTCGCGATGGCAAAAGACGGTGATGAAATCGAAATCTGGGGAGATGGTAATCAAACACGGTCTTTTCTCTACATTGATGAGTGCATTGAAGGAATCCGTCGTCTTATGGAGTCAGATTTTCCGGGGCCTGTAAACATTGGCTCCGAGGAAATGGTGACGATCAATCAACTGGTGGACATGGTCTGTGAAATTGCTGGCAAGCGTCTGAAAAAACGGCATGACCTGACCAAACCGCAAGGCGTCCGTGGACGTAATTCTGACAATCGGTTGATTCAGGAGAAATTAGGCTGGGCACCGTCGATGCCGCTAAAGGAAGGCTTGAAACGTACCTACGCATGGATTGAGGAGCAGGTGCGCCTATGGCTAGCAGAAGAAGCTCAGAAAAAAGCTCTTGAGCAGGCTGCCGTATAA
- a CDS encoding glycosyltransferase family 4 protein, producing MLKILINDHCGHPFQVQLSRKLASRGYQVLHTFTAELTTPRGALVRQKDDSPTFEITPIKLGKEFNRYGLLERLRQEYKLGLLVAEKIAHFKPDVVITSNTPLITLKVIDKMCKKYKINRIYWVQDLLGFGIKVNLNKKLPLIGGLLGEYFVWLEKYLLRQSDAIVVITEDFLSTCDRAGVTRDRVSVIYNWAPLDELPVLDKKNAWTQDHGVVHTFNFLYSGTLGMKHNPDLLIELAQHFKCEPTVRIIVASEGIGANYLSKKKKELALNNLMLLPFQDYHQLPRMLAAADVLVALLEPDAGVFAVPSKVLTYLCAGRPLLLAVPPENLAARIVSEHGAGKVVPPNDPKAFVEAAWTLYKNANLRKVMAKKGRTYAEEHFDIEQIADKFETIIKCAVKI from the coding sequence ATGTTGAAAATTTTGATCAATGATCACTGTGGCCATCCTTTTCAAGTTCAGCTTAGCAGAAAGTTAGCTTCTCGTGGATATCAGGTGCTACATACTTTTACTGCAGAGCTTACAACACCACGTGGTGCGCTGGTTAGGCAAAAGGACGATTCGCCTACTTTCGAAATAACTCCTATAAAACTGGGAAAGGAATTTAATCGATATGGGCTGCTCGAACGTCTACGTCAAGAATATAAGCTGGGACTGCTCGTAGCAGAAAAAATAGCCCATTTTAAACCTGATGTTGTTATAACTTCAAATACTCCTTTAATTACATTGAAGGTTATTGACAAAATGTGTAAGAAATATAAAATAAATCGAATATACTGGGTCCAGGATTTGCTAGGCTTTGGTATTAAAGTCAACTTAAACAAGAAACTTCCTCTCATTGGTGGGCTGCTTGGCGAATACTTTGTGTGGCTAGAAAAATATCTTCTGCGACAGAGTGATGCTATTGTTGTAATTACTGAGGATTTTCTTTCTACCTGTGATCGGGCTGGTGTTACTCGTGATCGCGTAAGCGTAATCTACAACTGGGCACCGCTGGATGAACTGCCCGTTCTTGATAAGAAAAATGCATGGACACAGGATCATGGAGTAGTGCATACTTTCAATTTTTTGTATTCAGGAACGTTAGGTATGAAGCATAACCCTGATCTGCTGATAGAATTAGCCCAGCACTTTAAATGTGAGCCGACCGTACGGATTATTGTGGCCTCCGAAGGTATTGGCGCAAACTATCTCAGCAAAAAGAAAAAAGAACTTGCCTTGAATAACCTCATGCTATTGCCCTTCCAGGATTACCATCAATTACCTCGAATGTTAGCTGCGGCTGATGTACTGGTAGCTCTGCTAGAACCTGATGCCGGTGTCTTTGCCGTTCCTTCTAAAGTATTAACCTACCTGTGTGCGGGCAGGCCGCTATTGCTGGCGGTACCTCCAGAAAACTTGGCAGCGCGCATTGTCTCTGAACACGGAGCAGGCAAAGTAGTGCCTCCCAATGATCCCAAAGCTTTTGTGGAAGCTGCCTGGACGCTGTATAAAAATGCCAACCTGAGGAAAGTAATGGCCAAAAAAGGACGAACGTACGCCGAAGAACATTTCGATATTGAACAGATTGCAGACAAATTTGAGACAATTATTAAGTGTGCTGTTAAGATTTGA
- a CDS encoding sulfotransferase domain-containing protein: MLEYFLNHKNSIIRKGVAYTLQTIKIPFRFACTSSLYKVKPPIIVNSIPKSGTHLLLQIARSIPQTIYLGGFIAHAWSVTLRERSVWELLLRIRMLVPGEVVGAHIKYDTKIENLIRKMNCIHLFIYRDPRDIVISEAVYLTEMNRWHRLHKFMCKLDSYEDRIRSLIEGIPGIYGDISERLRGFIPWINSKDCICIRYEDLQGDNRKNVLKYIARRIVEKTSAYGTVDELVKRMESGINPQKSHTFREGGVQKWRSRLSPDNLLLLESLAHSEIRALGYELAIKEV, encoded by the coding sequence ATGTTGGAATATTTTCTGAATCATAAAAATTCAATAATTAGAAAGGGGGTTGCTTATACTTTACAAACGATAAAGATCCCCTTTCGCTTTGCTTGTACTTCTTCTCTCTATAAAGTAAAACCGCCAATTATTGTGAATTCTATTCCTAAAAGTGGCACCCATCTGCTATTGCAGATTGCCCGTTCAATACCTCAAACTATATACCTGGGTGGTTTTATTGCACATGCCTGGTCTGTAACCTTAAGAGAGCGTTCAGTATGGGAATTATTGTTGCGAATAAGAATGCTTGTGCCTGGAGAAGTTGTGGGAGCTCATATAAAATATGATACTAAAATTGAAAATCTAATTAGGAAAATGAATTGTATTCATCTGTTCATCTATAGAGATCCTAGAGATATTGTTATTTCAGAGGCTGTATATCTAACGGAGATGAATCGATGGCATCGTTTACATAAGTTTATGTGTAAATTAGACTCTTATGAAGATAGAATAAGAAGTTTGATAGAAGGAATTCCTGGAATATATGGTGATATAAGTGAACGGCTACGTGGTTTTATTCCATGGATAAATAGTAAAGATTGTATTTGTATTCGCTATGAAGATCTGCAAGGAGATAATCGTAAGAATGTGTTGAAGTATATTGCCAGAAGAATAGTGGAAAAGACATCTGCTTATGGAACCGTAGATGAATTGGTGAAAAGAATGGAGTCCGGAATTAATCCCCAAAAGTCCCATACATTTCGTGAAGGAGGAGTTCAAAAGTGGAGAAGTCGTCTATCTCCCGATAATTTACTTCTTCTTGAAAGTCTTGCTCACTCAGAAATAAGAGCTTTGGGGTACGAACTGGCAATCAAGGAGGTTTAG
- a CDS encoding glycosyltransferase family 4 protein: protein MRIGLVTAHRYPTPREIRLTKLAYSLDRMGHECIVFCPGHSDDKEHDLFDYGRILRRISAARPFSKIKHISIPFNPSWTHWLEQVFQAEKLDLVITRDLRLSLPAITAAHHLGIPAILDIAEHYPGLMQIVSKGILADVTYRNPLLIAWLERFTIQAADQVWVVCEENAHRLRPYAKELNVIENYPLLSEISQTDYCQHRPYGLASDPVRIVSFGLINEIRGLDLAIDAFAIVHRHLPATRLVIFGDGPLRPTLEKRAHELGVASVVEFRGFVSPTMRYRAMSEGDIGIIFHRVCELTNHTMPNKIYDYLSVGLPVCATPMKPVVRFVNKEGCGIIVEEDPHKVAEGLMTLILDHEKRKRMGEAGRNAIRERYFWECQEDLLENIITKVMSK, encoded by the coding sequence ATGCGTATTGGCTTAGTAACTGCCCATCGGTATCCTACGCCCCGAGAAATTCGTTTGACAAAGCTAGCTTATAGTTTAGATAGAATGGGGCATGAATGTATTGTATTTTGTCCTGGACATTCTGATGATAAGGAACATGACCTGTTTGATTATGGTCGTATTCTGAGAAGAATATCTGCGGCCAGGCCATTTTCGAAGATCAAGCACATATCTATTCCGTTTAACCCAAGTTGGACGCATTGGCTAGAGCAGGTTTTCCAGGCTGAGAAATTGGATCTTGTGATTACTCGAGATTTACGGCTTAGCCTACCGGCTATTACTGCTGCGCATCATTTAGGTATACCTGCTATATTGGACATTGCAGAGCATTATCCAGGATTGATGCAGATTGTATCAAAAGGCATCCTGGCTGATGTGACGTACCGCAATCCATTACTAATTGCCTGGCTTGAACGTTTTACAATTCAGGCTGCCGATCAGGTTTGGGTAGTATGTGAAGAGAATGCTCATCGACTGCGACCTTATGCTAAGGAATTAAATGTGATTGAAAATTATCCGCTTCTTTCAGAGATATCTCAAACTGATTACTGTCAGCATCGGCCTTATGGTCTCGCTAGTGATCCTGTGCGGATTGTCTCTTTTGGGCTTATTAATGAAATTCGTGGTCTTGACCTTGCGATCGATGCCTTTGCTATAGTGCACCGCCATTTACCAGCTACACGATTGGTTATTTTTGGGGACGGCCCGTTGCGTCCTACTCTTGAAAAACGAGCTCATGAGCTAGGAGTAGCATCAGTTGTAGAGTTTAGAGGCTTTGTTTCTCCAACAATGCGTTATCGTGCTATGAGTGAAGGGGATATTGGTATCATATTTCATCGCGTATGTGAACTTACAAATCATACAATGCCAAACAAGATTTATGACTATTTAAGTGTGGGGTTGCCTGTATGTGCAACACCTATGAAGCCTGTGGTTCGATTTGTTAATAAGGAAGGGTGTGGTATAATTGTCGAGGAAGATCCTCATAAAGTTGCGGAAGGTCTGATGACACTTATTCTAGATCATGAAAAGCGGAAACGTATGGGAGAAGCGGGACGTAATGCCATAAGGGAACGTTATTTCTGGGAGTGTCAGGAAGATCTTCTCGAAAATATCATTACAAAGGTTATGAGTAAATGA
- the wecB gene encoding non-hydrolyzing UDP-N-acetylglucosamine 2-epimerase: MKAVYTVFCVVGTRPEAIKMAPVIQALQESGCFKPVVCSTGQHREMLYSTLEMFDIVPDIDLQVMLPNQRLSDLTARILTRIDDAMGSVNPDYVLVQGDTTSTMAAAIAAFYRKIPVGHIEAGLRTRNLHAPFPEEANRRIVSVVADYHFAPTQAARINLLSEGVTDDRIFVTGNTVVDALLWMAERIKKDSVLARQMEAAIPALKRCREEGRKLILVTGHRRENFGEGFANICKAISQIAERKDVEIVYPVHLNPNVRGPVYQMLGNYPNISLIDPVDYRWFVGLMLRSYLILTDSGGVQEEAPVLGKPVLVMRQVTEREEAVKEGVVKLVGTDVRRIVTETTRLLDDKAFYAQMSRSVLCYGDGYAAQRIVGILSSVNDK, encoded by the coding sequence ATGAAAGCAGTGTACACTGTGTTTTGTGTTGTCGGAACACGACCTGAAGCTATTAAGATGGCACCCGTTATACAGGCGCTTCAAGAAAGCGGCTGTTTTAAGCCTGTTGTCTGTTCTACTGGTCAGCATCGGGAAATGCTGTATAGCACTTTAGAGATGTTTGACATTGTACCTGATATTGACCTCCAAGTGATGCTTCCCAATCAGAGATTATCAGATTTGACGGCCAGAATATTAACGCGTATAGATGATGCAATGGGAAGTGTAAATCCTGATTACGTCCTTGTGCAGGGTGACACTACATCAACTATGGCCGCTGCTATTGCTGCATTTTATAGAAAAATCCCTGTTGGTCATATTGAGGCTGGCTTACGCACGAGAAATCTGCATGCTCCCTTTCCTGAGGAAGCAAATCGCCGGATTGTAAGTGTAGTTGCTGATTATCATTTTGCTCCAACACAAGCCGCTCGTATCAATCTTTTATCAGAAGGAGTAACAGACGATCGGATTTTTGTAACAGGTAACACTGTTGTAGATGCTCTTTTATGGATGGCAGAGCGTATTAAAAAGGATAGTGTATTAGCACGACAGATGGAAGCAGCTATTCCTGCTTTGAAACGCTGTCGAGAAGAGGGGCGTAAATTAATTTTGGTGACAGGGCATAGACGAGAGAATTTTGGAGAAGGATTTGCAAATATTTGTAAAGCAATAAGTCAAATTGCAGAGCGGAAAGATGTTGAGATTGTATATCCTGTACATCTAAATCCTAACGTTCGAGGTCCCGTGTATCAGATGCTTGGGAATTATCCCAATATTTCTCTTATTGATCCGGTAGACTATCGATGGTTTGTAGGACTCATGTTACGCTCCTATCTTATATTGACTGACTCGGGAGGAGTGCAAGAAGAGGCGCCAGTGCTTGGTAAACCTGTATTAGTTATGCGACAAGTGACGGAGCGAGAGGAGGCTGTTAAAGAAGGAGTTGTAAAGCTTGTCGGGACAGACGTTAGGCGTATTGTAACTGAAACAACTAGATTGCTTGATGATAAAGCATTCTATGCTCAAATGAGCAGATCTGTATTGTGTTATGGAGATGGATACGCAGCACAGAGAATCGTTGGTATTTTATCATCTGTAAACGATAAATAA